DNA from Denticeps clupeoides chromosome 7, fDenClu1.1, whole genome shotgun sequence:
TTTGGGCCAGGTCGTTCCATGGGACTCTTGGCCCTTACAGGTAACCCACAGCTATTTAACTTGGATTGGTGGACCCGTATCGCCTCCAGAGATAATAAGATGACTAACTATAACTAGGCAAAAATATGATGGTGGGATTATACATATGTAAATCAACTTCTCATGCCCATCAGACTCTACCATCTTTTAACCCAACTGCTTACACACTAAGCATATTATAATCTATTTTCAACAGACTTCTAGCATGTTTTATACCTTATTTGTGGTCCCTCTGGAATAAATTAACCCATTGCATCTTAACTGGCACTGTCTGTTTTTACTTGTTtctgatgggaaaaaaagaacaacatacTATTGTTAATCACGTTGGCATCTTCCTTGACAAAACCCCCAATATGGGTTTTAATTACGTTCCcccctttaaaatgaaaataccACTGGAGGTTAGGGCTGGCCTGGCCGTGTCCTCCGACGCTCAGACGTTCTCAGGGGACCATGGGAGCGGGTGAACAATCATCAGTCCAGCACTCACTCACTAACTCGCTATTGCAGAAATCTGATTGCAACATGCAagcactgatttaaaaaaaaaaaaaaaaaagcatactgAGCTGCAAGGGTGCGGCTGGCTCGACCTAAACTTTGCTGCCTCGAAGTTTTTGTTTTAGTTAATATTACTTAAGGTAGTGATTTGATTTGAGATGCCACCATGCAGCGTTTTGCATTTGACTTGTGTCACCTGGAAGTGCCAGAATTGACTTCACACAGCATGCATCTGGAGGGGCTGCAGTAATCAGGTCATAGCTGCTCGGTCGCAGGGGGGAGATATGGGGTtaaatggagagagagggagagtgtgagagagagagagagagagagagagagagagagagactcagcCCACCCCCGATAAACTTCACCAAAGTGGATCTTCAGCAGAACATGGGAGTTGCACAGTCCTTGCACAGAGGAGGAGACCCGCCGCACGTCCAATGAATGGGAGTCGCTCACCGTAGGACTCCCGAGAACCCGGTCCGGCTCGAAGCCCAGACGGGGGTTCCACCGAGGTGCAGCGGGGATCGTGTCCGGAGAGTCCCGAGCGCGGATCGATGGCGACGTCGTGAGCAGCCGCCGCGTCTCGAGATTCGGGATGGAGCGTAAGAACGGGGCAAGTCGCTTCAACTCCTGCTTCGCTGCTTATTCTCGCCGATTCTCGCGAGTTTTAGAGCATTCGCGGGTCTTATTTACGAAAgaatgtgcattaaaaatgcGACCGACAGAGACGAAAACGGCAAAAATCTGTACAATATACAACATTTTTCATACCTTAAACGCAATATATGAcgtgaaatatttaaatgtaacgtAAGATAGGTtcgtgttattatttttatttttaataagctGCGGTGAATGGGAAATGACATCTGAGTAAAAGAATGGAGTCGCGCCGCGCTCGGTCCTTGTGAAATTGCTGATGATTTGGACGCTGCTCGCGTTTCACGGGCCAGCTTGTAATGCCATATCCCGCGCTCTCCAGGGAATGTGACAGCTCGTGCTTGGCTGGTGGCTTCTGCGTCATTCGGGCAATTTTGGACTCGAGCCCCAGGGGTCAGTGTGAGGGGCCCGATTTATGTCGATTTAAAACCATAATCATAAATGAATAACCCTACGTGGAACTGGGTTTTATTCTTCTAGGTCTGGACAAAGTGACACAAGAGGACACtggtaggtaaaaaaaaaaagggacggTGCGGAGACTGAAATGCCAGAGGAACCTTGCAAAGACACAATGAGAGTGCCAGCAGCTCCGGAACGTGTTCTCGTCGAGAAGGCCAACAACAACGAAGGCGCCCCGGTGCCAGCGGCCACGGTGAACGTCCCTCTGGTCAACGAGGTCCAGCTGACCGCCGCGACGGGTGGCGCCGAGCTCTCCTGCTACCGGTGCACCATACCCTTTGGCGTCGTGGTCCTGATTGCTGGCATTGTGGTCACCGCCGTGGCCTACAGCTTCAACTCGCACGGCTCCACGATCTCCTACTTTGGACTGGTGCTCCTTTCGTCCGGTCTGCTGCTCCTGGGGTCCAGCGCCATATGCTGGAAGGTGAGGCtggagaggaagaaggagaggCGGCGAGAGAGCCAGACAGCGCTCATGACCAACCAACGGAGCATCTTCGCATGAGACGCGGCGCCAAACAAGGCCAGGAACCGATAGCAGACGTGGAGGACGGGAATCTAAGGGAAACAGAGGGAACGTGGTGGCCTCATCTGGAGGCCTTGCACGAGGGAGACTGTCCTGATGGTGACCACATCTGGAGCGCGAGCACTGTTCATGCACAGTTTGATTCTCTCGTCAGGTCCCGCCTCCCGCTGCCTTTCTCTGTCAAACAGACCAGTCACATCTGGGCAGCTGGGCCAACGGCCAAGTCCAGTGTATCATGACGAAGATGAATGACCACCCGACAAACCCATGGAAAGGAAGACTCCCATTAATCCCCCTTCCGTCCCGTGGTTTAGGATTAttggaaataaatgtgtgttgaGATAGAAGGGACGGAGCAGAGGAGAAAGGGACTGGGACAATGGGTGAGGGGGAGCAAGAACAATGCATTATTCATGGACTGTTTAATGGACACATCTTATGAAGGCCTACATGTCTTTCTGAACTGAactgagaagttttttttttcttctgccatGGAAAAGGTACCTTCATGCGGTTATAGCGTTATTCACAGGACTCCACAGCAttgcaaaaaaaggaaaaacacagatCGATGTTAATGGTTTTATACTTCTTAGAGCTATTATATTTCCTAGTTTATATAAATGGACAAAACAGACGATGGTGAGCACTGATTTAGTGCTTTTCTGATTATAATGAAGCCAAGTAGCCTTAAATGTCCTTTAATTCCATTGTTCCTTGAGacgtgacaatgacaaaaaaagatttatcttatcttatcttatctatcAGGTTGAATATAAGACTAATTTTCAAGAGTAATTAGAACATTTTTGCGCCTTCTACCCACATTGTGATCTTGTATTTGGGCGGCATATAAACATGTAGAACTTGATGTTACTCTTATCCTTAAAACCTTTTCTCTGTGAGCACTTTTTTGCAGTTTGTCAGTTTAGACCTGTGACAGGATTCTTGAGAATATCtcaagtataattttttttttttttttttggcgcttGTTGTTTTCCATAGTAATTCTCACATTGAGGGTTAATACGttctaaaatgttttattccatttcaaCAGTGTTATTCTGTTCTAACTGTCTCTGCGTAGTCATTTTGTGTAACTCAATGTGCAATGTCATGTAAATTGTTCATAAgaaatttaataaaaactggTTGCAAGGATAAGCCCTCCAGAGGCAAACAATTGAGTcgattttatatttaaaaagtttCTTTCTCATAATGACGATACCTGACAGATTAAAGTGTATTGAAACTACTGATTTAACAATGAGTACTGATtgcacacacaatgacatgCCGATAATCTGCTTCCATCTCCGAGATAAGTCACGTCATTGTGTCACTCGGAGTGATTTTAACTTTTCAATAATGAATGGAAGgaagtttttctttcatttatgaCGTACAAAAAGTGCTTGACGTTCCTCGTTGTGGGGGCccattgtgtatgtgttggcTGCCACGTTGATCGCGTCCTAGCGTCGGATAACAGGGAGATTTGTGCGCTGATATGTCAGCAATTAGCTGCACTGCTGAGAATAACGTAGTAATTTATATGGACTAAGCtctaaaaaaatacacagatttataaatgcatgtgtggCAGTCGTCTATAATAGAGATAGTAATGCATTCTGCTTACAAAGAAATGCTAGTAAAAAAGAAACTTTGTAAAGTTCTCTTCCGATAAATCGAAGTCGCTTATTACTTAAAAATAATAGAGTAAACAAATACCCATAGGTAAAAGGAAGTTGCATCGTCCCCTCTGCTCTGACTCGGTTTTAAATAGCCTGGACGTGGAGGCATATTTATAGGCAGCATTTGCGTTGCTATGCATCTCGGTGACACCAGACACTACAACTAAATGTCTTGCTTGCGTCAGAGGAACACCTACAACACACTTTGTCACATTTGATGGCTAACCTTAGCTCAGCCAGGGGGTCGAGTGCACCGTGGGGTTAGACAGTGGGAGTCATCCCGACACCTGACTCCGGGATCAAATGTTAATCGCTTAGTAAGACGTTAAAACACAGGCGGGTCCTCTTTCCATATGACGAGACGCCGGGAGCCCCGGCGAAGGAGCGGCGGAGTTGGAAAAAGCCGCGACCTGATATGAGATTTAACAGGTGCTGTCCACAAGTCATGCCCTCCTACTCAACTCGGCACCTCGCGATAAAACCGCTCCGCCTGCGTCACTTTCTGGGGGCTATCGTACCCAACACATGTTCTCAAACCAACACCCAGGCCGACTGTTTTCCTTAGAGGCGGCCTGGAAGTGCGATGCAGATTAGAGCTTCGtgtttttgggggttttttaaTGTCGTTTGCACAACCCCTGCCTTCATATAATAGCCTCCTGAACGGTTTGACAAGTAAAATATACACTGCGTTGGCTGTTAATGTAAAAAGAATGGTCGACTTTTGGGTGACCTTTGAAAATAGAGGAGTTACGTAAGTGCCTTTTTAAATCGGAGCGCACGATCGCTCGTACTTGTGCCAAATCGGTGAAGTTAATCTCCATCGGGGAAGGAGTGCTTTTTGCAATTCTCCCGGAGAGGGTTGCCACGGGTGGCTTTTTACCGCGGTTTTACGTCACTCCGGCCCGGGTACCCAGGAGGGGCTGAGCCGCGCGACAGCCAGCGGGGAGAAAGCATGCGGGCTGGACGTGCGTCAGCACCCCTTTCCCCTGGAGGAGCTGCCCATGTCACCACTTCCCCCCAATAAGCCCGCTCCACCTGACACGTAGGGAGCAGAGGGTCAGCGCGAGTCCTGCAGGAAACTGTGGGCAGCCGGCCAGCTTATCGGCCTTGACCCTCACAATGCTCGGGAGAGGAGCGCCGTGTTTTATATCAGCCTTGAGACGCAGATTTTGGGTCAGCGTATCCCAAGATCTTCCATTATTAGCCAAAACAAAAGTGATCTTGGATCAGCACGTGTACAAATGCTCAGAATGATATCACAAATGGCAAGTAACATTTTTACTGTCTTACGTACGTTTTACTTTACATGAATACTTGTGCTTTTTActctttacattttcaaatcagACTCCTCATTCTACTGTTGATAAGTTTCAGTGGCATTATCTATTATTAGGGCTTTTTAGCTTATGTTTGGGGCCACTGTGCACCATTCTGTCATCAAGACCTTTATTTCGTCATAACTGGATGGGGAAAACATAAGAATCCaagacaaaatgaaaagaaacccAATGCTTTTTTACTATGATGTGTCTATGATGTGTTAAGGTTAACAGAAATGGGCAAATGTTTTAAGAATTACTGGCTCCTCAATTGTGGCTTcggtgtttttagatctttttgtcagttctttctgtggtgtgttgatgcataattacaagcattttatacatttcaaaggcttttattgacaattacatcaagtttatgcaaaaagTCCATATTTGCAGtgcttttttcaagacctctgcaattcgccctgggaTCCTGTCAagcaacttctgggccaaatcctgtcTGATGGCGACCAAAATGcggtgcaaatgtttttttgggggggattaagttcattttagAGGGACTTCTACTTTGTTTTCCTCCATTTTCTTTACAGTTTTTTATTTGGCATGAGGCCTTTTTAGCATTGCCCAAAAATGTCCTTCTATACTTCTACTGTGGTGAAGATTGGATCAATAAACTCAAGCAACAGTAAACCATGGTAGACAGTTCTCTTTATTGCAATATGCAAAGAAAAAGACAACAGCCATTCGACAGATCTGTCCCCCGCACATCAGGGCTTTCGTTGTTCTACTTTTCtcttatcataaaaaaaaacacccagaagACCCAAAAGACTGAGGTCCCTGTCTCAGTAAAGTGTTTGATTGTCTGTGTTACGTACGTTTTTCTGCATCTGCGGTTAGTTGCAATGTGTCAGGGGTTTGTTTAAAAGATTTGCGCTCACTCCCGAGATTCATGTGGAATTCTCTCAGGGAGGTACCAGCTCAGGCGGAGACGCTGTCTCCTcagtgtgcatgtgcgtgtgtgtgtgtgtgtgtgtgtgctcaggcatatcaattcatattacatttttatgatttcagtttacaaataagtgtttaaaatgtaacatgcaTAATGCTTACAATGTTATATAAGTCTCCAACAAACATCCTATTTTTCTGTGaccttgcacacacacagtgttagaCTCCTAGTAAAAACCTAAGTTTAAATGTACAAGTTCAGTGAATGCAATCgcacatctgtcatcataattcattGCCTGGCTGCTGAGGCCTGGCCAATAAACAGTTCTTACTATTAAGCATTGACGCCTGGCCAGTAAACAGTTCTTACTATTAAGCATTGACGCCTGGCCAGTAAACAGTTCTTACTATTAAGCATTGAGGCCCGGCCAGTAAACAGTTCTTACTATTAAGCATTGTTCATCCAGCTTGTGATAGTTTGGCATACTACCCCTCCCCATAATTTATAATGCCTGGGCTGGGCCTTGCTAGCCTTATCTCATTTCTTCCCATACCTCCCAAGCCTTGGTTGGCCTTCACCTTCTAGGGAGTTTTCTGCAGGTGTACGTATGACTCTCATTgaaagggcatataaagttCGGGTGGAGGGTCATGCTCTGTGCCTACTGCtaaggcccacaaacatacaatgtgatttacCAATACTCATAACTGGGTTTAAGGGCCCAATACATATACTAAAGGCTGCAAAAACGATGTGCCACTTCTGAGTTCTTAACACAGTTTGGTTATGAACAGGACCCTGTTTGACCTGAGTTAGATATAACAGGACAGCACGAAGATAACTGACAGAAACCACATTTCTTACAAAAATGGGGTATTCATGATCAGAAATTAGATGCTGTCAATAATAACAGTTGCACCATGGTCACAAGAGGAGACCAGAGActtgataaatgttttttttaaagaaattttaTGCTATGAAACCACGTTTCGTAAGTCATATGGTACTTTGCTAAACTCACGCTAAAACCTGCATTCTTCTGAATATTTCGGACGTCAACCCAGGACATTTGGATGCAGTTATCTAAACAAACGGCCAGGTCTCAGCTAATTGAAGAGGAGGTCCTTCCATTCCCTGCGTAATACCCCACCACATTCATGAGATTTCAACAGAGCCTTAAAAACCACCGTTGATTAGAAGCAGCCTTTCTTTGAACTGCAGGCACTTCGCATGGAAATGCATCACAGCTGCACTAACCGAGACTCTCCCCACTCAACCGCTTTTGGTTTTTCGCGCCATCAGccctggctttttttttttttttttgcgagacGACCGCACGTTCTTTCATGCGCTGCCAGCGCTCTCGGAAAGAGGTGTCTGAAGTGCTGCCTGCCCAGCGTCTCCGGGGGACCCTGCACGCTGGGCATGTCCACATTCCCATGAACGCTGGAGGCAAAGCCCTTCCTGACCGGCTCAAAGGTTGAGGAGGCAGCTGAGAGGCGCAGGCGCTCAGCAACAAGTGCGGCGTTGAAACTCACCATTTCCCCGCTCTTTTCTCGTAAATACAAACAGATTTACGGCCCCGTATATTTTTGGAACTTGCACAGCCTGACCCAGGTCAGACGTTTGCGACGGGGCAAAATAGGCAGGAATGCTCAAAGAAACCGTTGCCTGTAAACACTCGGGGGGCACAGAGGCACATTATGGGGCCTGGACATTGTGCGGCTACGTTCTTAGGGAACAATGGCTTTTTGTGTCGAGTGATTTGTATGACACTCTCAGCCTGTCTGAGGTATGACAGGGGCGAGTCTTTTATTTTCCTCCATCGAATGGGACCTCCTCCCATTCCCAATGCAGTCAAGCACGCTTACTGATTAAACCCTGGAGCTCGCTGTCTACAGACGCGGCCCTTTGCTACCCGTAACCCCCAAATTTTGCAAGCACCCACCATCTGTTGATCAAAAAGTTCTAACATCCATAAAAAGGGGGAACTGCACAAACATCAAAAGCTGTGTGACGTCCTGTGGCTACAGTATTTGAGCAGATGAGCAACAGATGTTGCAGAGAACGTGGTTTGAGTTCTCTCGACGAGCACAAGGCCAtcgtgaggaaaaaaaaaacaaaaaaaagactcatggaGTCTATCTCTCAGTCTTTCGCAGTCGGCCTGAGAAACCTGAAGTCCTTGTACTGATGGGATGGGAAAACAGAGGGACAATTGGGCGCTAGAATGGAGTGCGCTGCTTAATGTCAGTCAGTGACATGCTCTTCACACAGGAAATCTGCTTTAAATCTGCAATTTCCTTTTGAGATGTGTTTGCGATATCAGGAAACAATTTAATTTGCAGGTTGTGCTTTAATAAATTCTACATTCTGCCTCCAGGGTTTGGTGAACTGCTTTCCTGCTGTCCTTAGATTACATTAAGTGCATGTTCCACATACAAATGATTTAGTCTCTGTAGGGCCCTGTTTTGAAAATCTGACCCAAAGCATGAAACAGACATCGCAAATGACATTCTTGGTTATTTTGATGGCAGAAAAAACATGACATCGTGTCAACGTAAAAGGTTGTCTTAGCGCTCTTAATTATTCAGCGGAGTGTTTTGGGTGCAATTCACTTTGAAAAGAGAAAGGCACCAGCTCTATGACAGACTGCTATTACATGGTTTACAATACTGTTTTACCTGGGTAACCAGATGTGGTATTTTTCTGCAGAAGAAATGGGAGAACCACCAGTTTCATTAGAACAGAATTGCGTGCGATTAATAAAAATCTGTCAGTTAACTTTTAATGGtttattgtaaataaacatGCACACTTGGAAAATAATGTATGAACAACCTGGATCCACAGGCTAGCCTGAGGTCCCAGAATACCTTCCACTTGCCGCCTCACAGTGCATACATCCAACGTGAGCATTGTGCACCTGCACACTTCTTAAATGGCATTTAATAATGCATGACTGACTTTGGATGTGATTTATAATATAAGTGCAGTCGTTCACTGCTGCCAAATTTTAGCGACTTTCCAGACCATTTTATCACACTTTTTCCAGCAAAAACAATTTTGTACTTAATAAGCTCAATCGTATCGGATGAAAGAAAAGAGACTGTATCTCTTGGCAGAATGCAAACATTGTGCAGTAATGTCATGAGTATTTAAATTAGTGTATGACACCATCTAGCAAATTTCTGACTTAAGTTCAGCTACTTCCTGTAGGGGACTGTCGGCAGCCCTGCGGTCATTTTGCTGTCTTCAAACAAGCAGTGCATCCTGGTATTTTAAAATCACACCAAAACACTCTTATAGAGTGTTGCTTTTGGAAAGACGTATGTGTAAGGCATGAAAAATTAGCAACGCACCTCCAGAATTTGGACAAACCAGCACCCCAGTGGCAAGGTGCAAATAGTGTCCTCCTTTAAAATCAATGGGGGGAATTGTTGCTCCTTTATCAGATTAAACATGTAATTGCTTAGCTAATGGTTTGCAGTGGACCAAACACCGTTGCAGGAAATGTCCCCTCCctgcaataaatacatttaattttcagGCTGTCAGTACGTTCAGGATTATGGAATCAGAAATTTCAgccattctgttttttaattttatgctGTTTGCCATGTCTAATAAGCTTCAAACATTGGTCTTATTTCTTTCGAGAATGCACAAGACTATCAATGTCTTTTGCAGTGCTACAACATTGTTATTtgtcatttaatacatttccaGGAAATAATCCAATATCACAGACGGCCTGTTTTTCCCAGGGTAAATGGTTTAAATAATTTGAATGGCCGTGAAaggaaatgagaaggtgtgtccgatACAGCTGCAGAGGTCATTTAACACGTAACAATGATGTCATGGGAAGTAGCTTCTTCACAGAATGCAGTTTCCTTTAATCCAACCAGCAGAAGTGAAATGTCAGCTGTTTGGGGAGGAACCCTGCAGGCCCGTCATTGGCTCACACTGCAGTTGTTTCAGTTCAATACAATTAGTTGCTTTGCTAGAGATTTCAACTCAAAGTACATGCATCTTTTGTGCCACATAAATATAGTGCACCACACTGTGGCCCTTAGctgggagacagaaaaaaaaagcctgaaggCAACTCAGAGCAGCAGGACATGCGAAGAAGGACTGAATAGGTCACTGTTGACCACCACAGGGGTGCGTTTAATACGACCACAGAGCGTTATTATGTCGACTTTTTAATCAGTAAGTTGGACATTCCTCCCAGCGCTGCCTAGGGGACGAGCAAGAAAAAGTATTTCCGATGACGTGTCTCTTGGACAATAGAAAAGGGACAGGGCCAGGCCAGTGTCTTTTAAAGCCCCCTGCAGATTTGGCACTTAAGTAGAGTCAAAAATCTAATGTGttatgaataaatgaagatGTTGCCCATTCAAATTCATAATGTCAGCtgttccatttattttatttctgtatatccTTGCgatttgttttattcataatcTGATTGATTATTGACGCATATGCACCACAAATGAATATGAGGATATATGATTCATGTGAAGTTTCACTAAAGATGAAGTATTAGTGACTTATAATAAAACTCTGAATGGCGATGAATGAAATCATGTTAATGGACAGAAGGTGCGCTGCTGGGAATGCATGTCATTTGATGATGGAAACTCTGAGCAGTTTCAGGATGTCGTACGGAAATCTGTGAAATCTCCTTTACAACGGGCCTGCAAGGTGCTACAACTTCCAGGAAGCCCTCCAAGTTTACAGTAAGGAGTGTGGGACTCCCCTTCAAATAATTATTAATCTGGTAGTTTCCAGCGTAATGTCGGACTTATTTCCAGGTACGTTGTCTAACCTTGATGAGAATGACTTTGATCCTTGAGAGACTTACATCaatttttctcattaaaaagttgtttctttattgtcaAGATAAAATTCTAATAAAGGCCTACAAAAGTTGTGTATATAGGAAAATTAAGCCTTTTGGGACAACAGATTGGTTTCATAATAGGCCATTTTCCTATTCCATAATGAACTACCACTCGCCTTAACACGGAATGATACTTTTTGCTTAACGTGTTACAATGTAATAATGCCTTGCATATATTTGTTTATAAGTATTATATTATAATCTCTCTTCTGGAAaaagaataagaacaaaacaaTTTCATTCTTTCAGTGTGGCACCTTCCCAAATGCTCATGAAATTTCTCTTCATCTTTCCCTTTTTACTTACTGTGATaggcattttctttttatgaaaTGTGAAGTGTCAATCGAGAGTCTACAAAATCTTACACGTTATGACACTAATAACATATAAGGCCACTTAatagtttattcattttttttgctaagTGGTTTTGCCAAAGACTTTCCAGGCTTTTTTGGCCCAGCTTTGTTGGATTCTTGACTACAGGAAGCAATGGGCTGGAAGGGAGGTGCTGGTTCCCACACCTCGAAAGAAGAGCTGGAGGACGGGCTGGCGCAGTCAGCTGGCCCCTCAGGAAGGAAAGGGCTCCCATGTGGGCCTTTCTCAGGTCATACTAGACCTCAGAACCTCTTCTGGTGACCTGGACTAAGAGGTCAGTGAAGGAGGTAACCTAACTTTTACCCTATCTTCGCACCATTCGGACATATGACCATTATGATGAAGAACATTTGCATTGGTACCACATTACAATTAATGTATTTGAGCAATGCAAAAGGGGGAAAAGTGAAGAAAGCACAGAGGCTAAAATGCTCACTGCT
Protein-coding regions in this window:
- the tmem100a gene encoding transmembrane protein 100, whose amino-acid sequence is MPEEPCKDTMRVPAAPERVLVEKANNNEGAPVPAATVNVPLVNEVQLTAATGGAELSCYRCTIPFGVVVLIAGIVVTAVAYSFNSHGSTISYFGLVLLSSGLLLLGSSAICWKVRLERKKERRRESQTALMTNQRSIFA